One Flavobacteriales bacterium genomic region harbors:
- a CDS encoding VWA domain-containing protein, protein MKGKGTYRLRTALIWVLINEVLFFATLAVLFLWLIPSIPNFNIQRMDWLPYLIGSSILAPLFLWSLRRRSRGLERFRDHHLGAQVAPNISTARHIIHFILWRWAIAFILLAVMNPRFGKKEVEVRYSGVDIIICLDVSNSMLADDITPSRLVKAKRAISQLLKELHGDRVGLIVFAGDAYVQLPITTDYSAAEMFLKGINTEMVPTQGTAIGTAIDLATESFSEDTEGSRSIIVITDGENHQDDAMEAAGRAKEQGITVHTIGMGSPEGAPIPVRQGRRVIGYKKDKSGETVISKLDENMLIQVASAGNGVFVRASNAGTGLGAILDEIESMDDNEFGTEQYADFEDRFQIFLLLAAFLLVIESLLPFKRSRWFHRMDIFD, encoded by the coding sequence ATGAAAGGAAAAGGCACATATCGACTGCGTACCGCGCTCATCTGGGTGCTCATCAATGAAGTGCTATTCTTCGCTACACTGGCCGTGCTGTTCCTCTGGCTGATCCCATCCATCCCTAATTTCAATATTCAGCGGATGGATTGGCTGCCCTATCTGATCGGGTCATCCATCCTTGCACCTCTGTTCCTTTGGTCACTGAGACGTAGGTCCAGAGGTCTAGAACGCTTCCGCGATCACCATCTCGGAGCACAGGTGGCGCCCAACATCAGTACAGCGCGACATATCATCCACTTCATTCTCTGGCGTTGGGCAATCGCCTTTATCCTACTCGCAGTGATGAATCCCCGATTTGGGAAGAAGGAGGTGGAGGTACGTTACTCGGGTGTGGATATCATCATCTGCTTGGACGTTTCCAATTCCATGCTGGCCGATGACATCACACCTTCCCGACTGGTCAAGGCCAAGCGTGCCATCTCCCAATTGCTCAAAGAATTACATGGCGACCGTGTAGGATTGATAGTATTTGCTGGGGATGCTTATGTCCAGCTTCCCATCACCACCGACTATTCCGCGGCAGAGATGTTCTTGAAAGGGATCAACACAGAGATGGTACCTACCCAAGGGACGGCCATAGGGACGGCCATCGACTTGGCCACTGAGAGTTTCTCAGAGGATACCGAAGGCAGTCGATCGATCATCGTGATCACCGATGGGGAGAATCACCAGGACGATGCCATGGAGGCCGCAGGTAGGGCCAAGGAGCAAGGGATCACTGTACATACCATAGGAATGGGCTCTCCCGAAGGTGCTCCAATACCCGTACGTCAAGGGCGAAGGGTCATCGGTTATAAGAAGGATAAGAGCGGAGAAACGGTGATCAGCAAATTAGATGAGAACATGCTCATCCAGGTAGCTTCGGCAGGTAACGGAGTTTTTGTCAGGGCGAGCAACGCTGGCACAGGACTTGGTGCCATCCTGGACGAGATCGAATCCATGGATGACAACGAATTCGGCACCGAGCAGTATGCGGATTTCGAGGATAGATTCCAGATCTTCCTCCTATTGGCCGCCTTTCTTCTCGTGATTGAAAGTCTGCTGCCTTTCAAGCGCAGCAGATGGTTTCATCGGATGGATATTTTTGATTGA